A region of Selenomonadales bacterium 4137-cl DNA encodes the following proteins:
- a CDS encoding phage major capsid protein, which yields MDKRMKEILARKTEIRNLLQTGDECDLDAIQAELEALEQEERGIQKRLDIASKLNTGDVRGRIILPPGAKVAPEEEQQRSGFDTTSMEYRTAFMNYVLRGTPLPQEFRADATTMTTGAPIPENVLNTVVDKMLASGMILPIITQTNYRGGVAIPNSNVKPVATWVSEGQGSSKQAKTTGSIIFGYYKLRCAVAVSLEVDTMAVPAFEAILINNVSQAMVIALEQAIISGSGSGQPTGIISAGTPVNAGQVITGTPSRKSFIAAEGALDIAYEATAKWCMTKQTWNAMLGETDTAGQPIARVNEGIPGKTPRTLLGREVVLCNYLPAFSTSLTAGTVWAFLFDFSDYVLNTNYNINVQRYQEIWVGDDWVTRAVMIADGKVVDPNSLVTLVK from the coding sequence ATGGACAAGAGAATGAAAGAGATTCTCGCCCGTAAAACTGAAATCCGCAATCTGCTTCAAACCGGCGACGAGTGCGACCTGGATGCCATCCAGGCCGAACTGGAGGCCCTGGAGCAAGAGGAACGCGGCATTCAAAAGCGGCTGGACATCGCCAGCAAACTGAATACCGGCGATGTTCGCGGCAGAATTATCCTGCCTCCGGGCGCCAAAGTCGCCCCGGAAGAAGAACAGCAGCGCTCCGGCTTTGACACTACTTCCATGGAGTATAGAACCGCCTTTATGAACTATGTTCTGCGCGGCACTCCGCTTCCGCAGGAGTTCCGGGCCGACGCCACCACCATGACCACTGGTGCTCCGATTCCGGAGAATGTCCTCAATACAGTTGTGGACAAAATGCTGGCCAGCGGCATGATTCTGCCGATCATCACCCAAACCAACTACCGGGGCGGCGTGGCCATTCCGAATTCCAACGTCAAGCCGGTAGCTACCTGGGTGTCCGAAGGTCAGGGCAGCAGCAAGCAGGCCAAGACCACCGGCTCCATCATTTTCGGTTACTATAAACTGCGCTGTGCCGTTGCCGTCAGCCTGGAAGTTGATACCATGGCCGTGCCCGCGTTCGAGGCCATTCTGATCAACAATGTTTCCCAGGCCATGGTCATTGCGCTGGAGCAGGCGATCATTTCCGGCTCCGGCAGCGGCCAACCTACCGGGATTATTTCGGCCGGCACACCGGTCAACGCCGGCCAGGTAATTACCGGCACCCCTTCGCGGAAGTCCTTTATCGCCGCCGAAGGCGCTTTGGATATCGCCTACGAGGCAACCGCGAAATGGTGCATGACTAAGCAGACCTGGAACGCCATGCTGGGTGAAACCGATACCGCCGGTCAGCCGATCGCCCGCGTGAACGAAGGTATTCCCGGCAAAACTCCCCGTACTCTGCTCGGTCGCGAGGTTGTGCTGTGCAACTACCTTCCGGCCTTCTCCACCAGCCTGACCGCCGGCACCGTGTGGGCGTTTTTGTTTGATTTCAGCGACTATGTGCTGAACACCAACTACAATATCAACGTCCAGCGCTATCAGGAGATCTGGGTTGGCGACGACTGGGTTACCAGGGCGGTTATGATCGCCGACGGCAAAGTCGTCGACCCCAATTCCCTGGTCACTCTGGTTAAGTAA
- a CDS encoding host specificity factor TipJ family phage tail protein — MAAVKLIFVRNPVTPDKREIKYVDAGPTIAEHIAPIIRLWPDTDFSVSVNGHRLEKEEWDTLVPGDEDSVVVHPVLAKGLSNFFRAVFDIAVMTWFGNLLAPLGGGSTFMQGLWRAVGTYIGGRIANAILPPPKQQEQQQSTTYGWNGPQPTAKPGTPVAKTYGTVRISPVLLCRFVTSDGNSQFLNLLYSGGEGPVDSIDNILIDGNPIGNYTNVTYDIRFGTNDQTPIPNFNDTVTDYELGYELDTAGDWSTQQTIGNTVQGLQITVEFPYGLAHINDDGGLGTASVTVEAQYRLIGTTTWTEWPLTNGGTTSNSKNTSLWTAYRIDNLTPGQYVVRVRCAGKSGTSTRDLTRVFWITLSEIIYDDFAYPNRVLVGIRALATNQLSSSDPTVTWEQTRSTVYVLNPNTGQYEQKRASNPYWACYDLIHGCKYLKNIHTGKYEYCIDGNPASRIDYNAFTAAAVYADGKVNGDYRFSLNIYLSEDLSFWDALARLAIVGRGAVIPKGTLYSCICDMPGTSTQLFTVGNITQKSFKGQFESTKDRATSVEVTFYNKEKNYAADEAVYYGPGYESSAVVSNPVRTTYYGITDYRHAYAEAAYLSRCNQYLVRTENWEADIDAIACTLGDIVDVQHDIPKWGDAGGRIVSATETTVTLDKEVTLLANQPYAIKIRLYTDEIIDAPVSICGEDMTTDKLTVVTPFATIPRRYDVYAFGPVGRETKPFKVVGIAKSGDQKVKITGVEYVAAVYDEKIGAPVVNYSSFDTSPVEVTGLSGGEETYMQTDGTIVSVLHVSWAAPKNSFVAGYSVWYSSDNGGSWLLWAAGIRSANTTILNVKALATYLVKVSTVNGIGVVSPGVISEPFHIAGKITPPASVEGFTYQEVTGGFLLSWQANSEIDLAGYNVYQGANNVSMDASVLIADKIMNTCLFVPVAQAGQYAFHIVAIDTSGNVSPAPATILASFSVPPDVQGFDVVRIGDDLDFRWQPVSGANITYEIRRGASWELGQRIGRTTSPYYRCLFPTPGDHSFWIKAIDSYGNYSVNAQNNSVVIVDSGNRNAVITIDQAANGWTGASLNTYVHDGGLQLADGAIRGQHIVEVDIGKSFTARSTILADMIGVKDTGITWGSANFTWDDAEAQTPWEPDGDITGITLDHQISLFKGIPLNIIESLSLDGTADGDLGTPAQEAVQVTYASGRFRQGAFVQDLTKLSWGINIPAIYNVVFYVSVTQPIVDNVVYMTFEGAGGRLLVGYDASKGVFYLADHLGNRNEARVEFKSTDWLTFGIVQTQTTRKLYVYSFSANAAGNSEAAYGPVGNFTAVFLYPKLN, encoded by the coding sequence GTGGCTGCCGTGAAGTTGATTTTCGTCCGTAATCCGGTCACGCCGGACAAGCGGGAAATTAAATACGTGGACGCCGGACCAACCATTGCCGAACATATCGCGCCCATCATCCGTCTGTGGCCGGATACCGACTTTTCCGTCAGCGTCAACGGCCACCGGCTGGAAAAAGAGGAATGGGACACTTTAGTTCCCGGCGATGAGGACAGTGTGGTTGTGCACCCTGTGCTTGCCAAGGGGTTATCCAACTTTTTCCGGGCTGTTTTCGACATCGCTGTGATGACCTGGTTCGGCAATCTGTTGGCCCCTCTCGGCGGCGGCAGTACGTTCATGCAGGGTTTGTGGCGGGCTGTCGGCACATATATCGGCGGTCGCATCGCCAACGCCATTCTGCCGCCGCCGAAACAGCAGGAACAACAGCAGTCCACCACCTACGGCTGGAACGGCCCGCAGCCGACCGCCAAGCCGGGAACGCCGGTGGCGAAAACCTACGGGACGGTCCGGATATCGCCTGTTTTGCTGTGCAGGTTCGTTACGTCCGACGGGAATAGCCAGTTCCTGAACCTGCTCTACTCGGGCGGCGAAGGGCCGGTTGACTCCATCGACAACATCCTGATTGACGGCAACCCTATCGGAAACTACACAAACGTTACCTACGACATCCGGTTTGGCACCAATGATCAAACGCCGATCCCCAACTTCAACGACACAGTCACCGATTACGAGCTTGGCTATGAACTGGATACCGCCGGCGACTGGTCGACTCAGCAGACGATAGGGAACACGGTGCAAGGTTTGCAGATTACGGTCGAGTTCCCCTATGGCCTTGCCCACATCAACGACGACGGCGGCCTGGGAACGGCTTCGGTAACGGTAGAGGCGCAGTACAGGCTGATTGGCACGACAACCTGGACCGAGTGGCCGCTGACAAACGGCGGCACAACTTCTAACTCAAAAAACACCTCCCTTTGGACGGCCTACAGAATAGATAATCTGACGCCAGGGCAGTATGTCGTCCGGGTGCGCTGTGCAGGGAAATCCGGCACATCAACAAGGGACTTGACCCGCGTCTTCTGGATTACCCTGTCCGAGATTATTTATGACGATTTCGCCTATCCCAACAGGGTTTTAGTCGGCATAAGGGCGCTGGCGACAAACCAGCTGTCAAGCTCCGATCCCACCGTAACCTGGGAGCAGACTCGTTCTACTGTTTATGTTTTGAATCCCAATACCGGCCAATATGAGCAGAAGCGGGCTTCAAACCCGTATTGGGCCTGCTACGACCTGATTCACGGCTGCAAGTATTTGAAAAACATCCACACCGGCAAGTACGAGTATTGCATTGACGGCAACCCGGCCAGCCGAATTGATTACAACGCCTTCACAGCCGCTGCCGTCTATGCCGACGGGAAGGTGAACGGGGATTACCGTTTTAGTCTCAATATTTATCTTTCCGAGGACCTCTCCTTCTGGGACGCCTTGGCGCGGCTGGCGATTGTGGGCCGGGGCGCGGTCATTCCCAAGGGCACGCTGTACAGCTGTATTTGCGACATGCCCGGCACGTCAACCCAGCTCTTCACCGTGGGCAATATCACGCAGAAATCGTTCAAGGGCCAGTTCGAATCCACCAAGGACCGGGCTACCAGCGTCGAGGTGACTTTTTACAACAAGGAGAAAAACTACGCGGCCGACGAGGCGGTTTACTACGGTCCGGGCTATGAGTCGTCAGCCGTGGTCAGCAACCCGGTGCGGACGACCTACTATGGCATCACCGACTACCGACATGCCTACGCCGAGGCGGCGTATTTGTCACGATGCAACCAGTACCTTGTAAGAACCGAGAACTGGGAAGCCGATATTGACGCCATAGCCTGCACCCTGGGCGATATTGTCGACGTGCAGCATGATATACCTAAATGGGGTGACGCCGGGGGCCGGATCGTTTCGGCGACGGAAACCACGGTTACGTTGGATAAAGAGGTCACGCTGCTTGCTAATCAGCCCTACGCTATCAAGATTCGGCTGTACACCGACGAGATTATCGATGCGCCGGTAAGCATCTGCGGTGAAGATATGACCACGGACAAACTTACAGTAGTGACGCCGTTCGCGACAATTCCGCGGCGGTACGATGTCTATGCTTTCGGTCCGGTCGGGAGGGAAACCAAGCCGTTTAAAGTCGTCGGCATCGCTAAAAGCGGCGATCAAAAGGTCAAGATCACCGGAGTGGAGTACGTCGCGGCGGTTTACGATGAGAAAATTGGCGCGCCGGTTGTTAACTACAGCTCGTTTGACACCTCCCCTGTTGAAGTCACCGGTCTGAGCGGCGGCGAGGAAACGTACATGCAAACGGATGGAACCATCGTCTCCGTTCTCCATGTTTCCTGGGCCGCGCCGAAGAACAGCTTCGTCGCGGGATATTCCGTCTGGTATAGCAGCGATAACGGCGGTTCCTGGCTTTTATGGGCGGCTGGAATCCGGTCGGCTAATACAACGATACTCAACGTGAAAGCCCTTGCCACTTACCTTGTGAAGGTCTCAACCGTAAACGGCATCGGCGTTGTATCACCCGGCGTTATCTCCGAACCCTTCCACATCGCCGGCAAAATTACTCCGCCGGCGAGTGTAGAGGGGTTCACGTATCAGGAAGTAACGGGCGGCTTCTTGCTCTCGTGGCAGGCGAATAGCGAAATTGATCTCGCCGGCTACAATGTTTATCAGGGCGCAAACAACGTCTCAATGGACGCCAGTGTATTGATCGCCGATAAAATCATGAATACCTGTCTGTTTGTGCCGGTTGCTCAGGCGGGTCAATATGCTTTTCACATTGTAGCCATAGACACCAGCGGCAACGTGTCGCCAGCGCCGGCCACCATCCTGGCCTCGTTTAGCGTACCGCCCGATGTGCAGGGGTTTGATGTGGTTCGCATCGGCGACGATTTGGATTTCAGATGGCAGCCGGTTTCCGGGGCCAATATCACCTACGAAATCCGCCGGGGCGCAAGCTGGGAACTGGGCCAGCGTATCGGCAGGACGACGAGTCCTTACTACCGGTGTCTGTTCCCGACGCCGGGTGATCACAGCTTCTGGATCAAGGCCATCGACAGCTACGGCAATTACAGCGTAAACGCGCAAAATAACAGCGTGGTCATTGTGGATTCCGGGAACCGCAATGCCGTGATCACCATCGACCAGGCGGCGAATGGCTGGACTGGGGCGTCGCTGAATACTTATGTCCATGACGGCGGCCTGCAACTCGCCGACGGGGCCATACGCGGCCAGCATATTGTCGAGGTGGATATCGGAAAATCCTTCACCGCCAGAAGCACGATATTGGCCGACATGATTGGCGTGAAGGACACCGGTATTACCTGGGGCAGCGCCAATTTTACCTGGGACGACGCCGAGGCGCAAACCCCCTGGGAACCGGACGGCGACATTACCGGCATTACGCTGGACCATCAGATTTCGCTATTTAAAGGCATCCCTTTGAATATCATCGAGTCCCTTTCCCTTGACGGCACAGCAGATGGCGACCTTGGCACACCTGCGCAGGAGGCCGTGCAAGTTACTTACGCGAGCGGCCGTTTTCGGCAGGGAGCATTTGTTCAAGACTTGACGAAGCTTTCCTGGGGAATAAACATACCGGCGATATATAATGTAGTTTTTTATGTAAGCGTTACTCAGCCAATTGTTGACAACGTGGTCTATATGACCTTCGAAGGGGCGGGCGGCCGCCTGCTGGTCGGCTACGACGCGAGTAAGGGAGTTTTTTATCTTGCGGACCATCTGGGAAATCGAAATGAGGCGAGGGTAGAATTCAAAAGCACCGACTGGCTGACGTTTGGAATTGTGCAAACCCAGACCACGAGAAAATTATATGTGTATTCGTTCAGTGCGAATGCGGCAGGAAACTCCGAGGCGGCTTACGGGCCGGTCGGCAATTTCACAGCCGTTTTTTTGTATCCGAAATTAAACTGA
- a CDS encoding head-tail connector protein gives MATALLLDDVKLYIRVDSNDEDALIQDLMEGAIGYLQRMTGKVYDPTDGVWKMAIKYLCAHWYENRDDTVVGRDAKVDHTIDALISHISLCTDYADLPAGDPDNPPVSPVSP, from the coding sequence ATGGCCACGGCTCTCTTGCTTGACGACGTCAAGCTCTACATTCGGGTCGACAGCAATGACGAGGACGCGCTCATCCAGGACCTTATGGAAGGCGCCATCGGGTATTTGCAGCGCATGACCGGCAAGGTCTACGACCCGACCGACGGCGTTTGGAAGATGGCGATCAAGTACCTCTGCGCGCATTGGTATGAAAATCGGGACGACACGGTTGTCGGCCGTGACGCCAAAGTGGACCACACCATTGATGCGCTCATAAGCCACATTTCACTTTGCACGGATTATGCGGACCTTCCCGCCGGTGACCCGGACAATCCGCCAGTTTCGCCGGTGTCGCCATGA
- a CDS encoding HK97 family phage prohead protease, with protein sequence MGEKRKKEMRLAEMRAIPQTEEQQDMIVDGYAIVFEQPTILWTDPDTGKEYKEIISRGALDGVDLSDVPFKYNHSDSLMIMARSRNKTLTLTPDDYGLRVSAILAPTTAGKDLYTLIQRGDINKMSFAFYVADDEYDRNTSTRRINKFAAIGDVSAVDAPAYEQTTLSARSYCEGRKAADELLEKEQQAAEKKKLLFQKYFESHRAIPYVKTGTVDEPWDGAKMRANLKAGPDVKADYYRQAFAWVDQDANPDAKGSYKFIHHDVSDGGAIGPANIKGCQTGIAVLNGSMGGSKIPDEDRQGVYEHLAAHLRDAKVEPDELRSTGNCNNEDEDMNMDLRRKLLIIKTYL encoded by the coding sequence ATGGGGGAAAAACGCAAGAAGGAGATGCGCCTGGCGGAGATGCGGGCGATTCCGCAGACTGAGGAACAGCAGGACATGATTGTCGACGGTTATGCGATCGTCTTTGAGCAGCCGACGATCCTGTGGACCGACCCGGATACCGGCAAGGAATATAAAGAGATTATTTCACGCGGGGCGCTGGACGGGGTGGACTTGTCGGATGTTCCGTTCAAGTACAACCACAGCGATTCCCTGATGATTATGGCCCGGTCCCGGAATAAAACGCTGACGCTGACACCTGATGATTACGGTCTCCGGGTAAGCGCCATCCTGGCGCCGACCACGGCCGGCAAAGACCTATATACATTAATCCAACGGGGCGACATCAACAAGATGTCGTTTGCTTTTTATGTGGCGGACGACGAATACGACCGGAACACTTCCACCCGGCGGATCAATAAGTTTGCCGCCATCGGCGACGTTTCGGCAGTGGACGCGCCGGCGTACGAACAGACAACACTCTCGGCCCGGTCGTATTGCGAGGGTCGGAAAGCCGCGGACGAACTGCTGGAAAAGGAACAACAGGCGGCTGAAAAAAAGAAGCTGCTATTCCAGAAGTATTTCGAGAGCCACCGCGCCATTCCGTATGTGAAAACCGGGACCGTGGATGAACCATGGGATGGGGCGAAAATGCGGGCGAACCTCAAAGCCGGCCCGGACGTGAAAGCTGATTATTACCGGCAGGCATTCGCCTGGGTAGACCAGGATGCGAATCCGGACGCCAAGGGTTCCTATAAATTCATTCACCATGATGTTTCGGACGGCGGCGCCATCGGTCCGGCCAACATCAAAGGCTGTCAGACCGGCATCGCGGTCCTGAACGGCAGTATGGGCGGTTCGAAAATCCCCGACGAGGACCGTCAGGGAGTCTATGAACACCTGGCCGCACACCTTCGGGACGCCAAGGTCGAACCTGACGAACTCAGGAGTACGGGCAATTGCAATAACGAAGACGAGGACATGAACATGGACCTTCGCCGGAAATTGTTGATTATAAAAACCTATTTGTAA
- a CDS encoding phage head closure protein codes for MIIGRMKWRITLLQPVKTPDGMGGSKTTYQPVGKVWAEFRNPNVKEIPAVGTVVGDLVRLMSIRRRTDIKRGWRVQNDGRTYDVLHTYDIDRETTVIVCREVVY; via the coding sequence ATGATTATCGGCCGGATGAAATGGCGGATTACCCTGCTTCAGCCTGTTAAAACTCCGGACGGAATGGGCGGCTCGAAAACGACTTACCAACCTGTCGGTAAGGTGTGGGCGGAGTTCCGGAATCCAAACGTCAAAGAGATTCCAGCCGTCGGTACGGTCGTCGGCGATTTGGTCAGGCTGATGTCCATCCGGCGTCGGACGGACATCAAACGCGGCTGGCGTGTCCAGAATGACGGACGAACCTACGACGTGCTGCACACCTATGACATCGATCGGGAAACCACAGTGATTGTTTGCCGGGAGGTTGTGTACTGA
- a CDS encoding AbrB/MazE/SpoVT family DNA-binding domain-containing protein has translation MTGHIEVRSRNQVTLPKSLTKTLAIREGDILEYTIENGKIIITPKTLVPKEQAWYWSKEWQAAEKEVEQEIAEKGHGKEYSAGELLEEIKRAQD, from the coding sequence ATGACAGGCCACATTGAGGTACGCAGCCGGAACCAAGTGACCCTGCCCAAATCACTAACCAAGACCCTGGCAATCCGTGAGGGCGACATACTGGAGTACACTATCGAGAACGGCAAAATCATCATCACACCGAAGACCCTTGTTCCTAAGGAGCAAGCATGGTATTGGTCGAAGGAATGGCAGGCCGCTGAGAAGGAAGTGGAACAGGAAATAGCCGAAAAAGGGCACGGCAAAGAATACTCGGCGGGCGAACTCCTGGAGGAAATCAAACGTGCCCAAGATTAG
- a CDS encoding cytotoxin, which translates to MPKISRSDRFIKELQKLVGKGVLTIEQVEKFLRLIEENPRHPSLRIKKIQGTADIFEASVNMSIRVSFQYIKPDTVYLRNIGEHDMTLKRP; encoded by the coding sequence GTGCCCAAGATTAGCCGCAGTGACAGGTTCATAAAAGAACTCCAGAAATTGGTCGGCAAGGGTGTTCTCACCATCGAACAGGTCGAAAAGTTCCTACGGCTCATCGAAGAGAATCCACGGCATCCTTCATTACGCATCAAAAAGATTCAGGGGACTGCGGACATTTTTGAGGCTTCGGTGAACATGAGTATCCGTGTGTCTTTCCAATACATCAAGCCTGATACGGTTTATTTGCGGAATATTGGGGAACATGACATGACTCTCAAAAGACCTTAA
- a CDS encoding DUF3168 domain-containing protein, producing the protein MIIMRRIPMTALQTGLFSLLSAGQTTPVYDDVPENAVLPYITIGAFTCKRLPDKTSDIWESSLQIHIWSDYNGKAEINAVANDIATVVSSASIEAPGFFVISQDVDFFEAFAEEEFGYHGVLTVVITIQNTGG; encoded by the coding sequence ATGATTATCATGCGGCGCATACCCATGACAGCCCTGCAGACAGGGCTGTTTAGCTTATTGTCTGCCGGGCAGACAACGCCGGTATATGACGACGTCCCGGAGAATGCCGTTCTCCCGTATATCACGATCGGCGCTTTCACCTGCAAGCGGCTGCCTGACAAAACATCGGATATCTGGGAGTCGTCGCTCCAGATACACATCTGGTCGGATTACAACGGCAAGGCGGAGATCAACGCGGTCGCCAACGACATTGCCACGGTGGTTTCGTCGGCCTCGATCGAGGCGCCTGGCTTTTTTGTCATCAGCCAGGACGTCGATTTCTTCGAGGCGTTTGCCGAGGAAGAGTTCGGCTATCACGGCGTTCTCACCGTCGTCATAACCATTCAAAACACTGGAGGCTGA
- a CDS encoding phage portal protein — protein sequence MQLRNMFNAVFGKKQPPTNVTQYRFLNDFSPLFSSVNGNFYDNDVVRTCIDAIARNAAKLKPKHIRRVSGQVLQVSDDLQWLLEIRPNPYMSSYDFIYKVVSQLYTNNNSFVYIQTDAIGKITGLYPLSYSSIEFVEYEGELFCRFYFLTGFRMTVPYTDLIHLRRHFNSDDIFGESNQRPFKPTLSLIQTVNEGIINAIKSSARLRGFLKFTQTLRPEDLKAQRDKFVADYLSINNDGGIGAIDAKADFTPVEMNGKMVDDKQMAVIRDNAYRYFGVNENIIKADYTEDQWNAFYESVLEPIAVQLSLEFTEKCFTDREKGFGNEIIFEANRLQYASNTTKINLLQYLMPMGIFSINDALEMFSMPPVEDGDRRIFSLNYVNARLADTYQTGAPAPAANQDKDTGGDTNGGKTQEGDAPGGDAGDSAD from the coding sequence ATGCAATTGAGGAATATGTTCAACGCTGTTTTTGGGAAAAAGCAGCCGCCCACGAATGTGACCCAATACAGATTCTTGAATGACTTTTCGCCGCTCTTTTCGTCCGTCAACGGCAATTTTTACGATAATGATGTTGTCCGGACCTGTATTGACGCCATTGCCAGAAACGCGGCGAAGCTGAAGCCTAAACACATCAGGCGCGTGAGCGGCCAGGTCCTGCAGGTATCGGACGATCTGCAATGGCTTCTGGAGATCCGGCCTAACCCCTATATGTCGTCTTACGACTTCATTTACAAAGTGGTTAGCCAGCTCTACACCAACAACAACTCGTTCGTCTACATTCAAACGGATGCAATAGGTAAAATAACCGGCCTATACCCGCTGTCGTATTCCTCGATTGAGTTCGTGGAGTATGAAGGGGAGTTATTCTGCCGGTTTTATTTTTTGACGGGCTTTAGGATGACGGTGCCATATACTGATCTGATCCATCTCAGGCGCCATTTCAACTCTGATGACATCTTCGGGGAGAGCAACCAAAGACCTTTCAAGCCGACCCTTTCGCTGATCCAGACGGTCAACGAGGGGATCATCAACGCGATAAAATCCAGCGCCCGGCTGAGAGGATTTTTGAAGTTTACGCAAACGCTCCGGCCGGAAGATTTGAAGGCCCAGCGGGACAAGTTCGTCGCCGACTACCTGTCGATCAACAATGACGGCGGCATCGGCGCCATAGACGCCAAGGCCGACTTTACGCCGGTCGAAATGAACGGCAAAATGGTGGACGACAAGCAGATGGCCGTGATTCGCGACAATGCCTACAGGTATTTCGGGGTAAACGAGAACATCATCAAGGCCGATTATACCGAAGACCAATGGAACGCCTTTTATGAGAGCGTCCTGGAGCCGATCGCCGTCCAGCTTTCGCTGGAATTTACGGAGAAGTGCTTCACCGACCGGGAGAAGGGGTTCGGCAACGAGATCATTTTTGAGGCCAACCGGCTCCAGTACGCCAGCAACACCACTAAAATCAATCTATTGCAGTACCTGATGCCGATGGGCATCTTTTCTATCAACGATGCTCTCGAAATGTTCAGCATGCCGCCGGTGGAAGACGGCGACCGAAGGATTTTTTCTTTGAACTACGTCAACGCCAGGCTGGCCGACACCTACCAAACGGGAGCGCCGGCACCTGCAGCAAACCAGGATAAAGACACAGGAGGCGATACGAATGGGGGAAAAACGCAAGAAGGAGATGCGCCTGGCGGAGATGCGGGCGATTCCGCAGACTGA
- a CDS encoding phage tail tube protein, whose product MSVNLPTNPSPAQATVGKDYLLYINTGTATVPIWTLIGGQRAGTLTRKGDTIDASDKTTGGWKASLIGLLSWSISLDGLVLLQDAGITALETAFNAGKQVNIQFVYPDGKYRTGWGSISELTIDNQYNQAATLKGTIDGVGPLSDLTDPS is encoded by the coding sequence ATGTCCGTGAATCTACCGACTAATCCGTCACCGGCCCAGGCTACGGTCGGCAAGGATTATCTGCTTTATATCAACACCGGCACCGCTACGGTTCCGATCTGGACGCTCATCGGCGGACAGCGGGCAGGCACTCTGACCCGGAAAGGCGACACCATCGACGCCTCTGACAAGACCACCGGCGGCTGGAAAGCTTCGCTGATCGGGCTTCTGTCCTGGTCCATCTCTCTGGACGGCCTGGTGCTGCTCCAGGACGCGGGCATTACCGCCTTGGAAACCGCTTTCAACGCCGGCAAGCAGGTCAACATTCAGTTCGTTTATCCGGACGGAAAGTATCGTACCGGCTGGGGTTCCATCTCCGAGTTGACCATCGACAACCAATACAACCAAGCCGCCACGCTGAAGGGCACCATTGACGGCGTAGGCCCGCTCTCCGATCTTACCGACCCTTCCTAA
- a CDS encoding NlpC/P60 family protein, with product MHRISDLVGRRFKEGATGPEEWDCWGLAVEIFRRFGIELPDYRLNCETVAGGFAENRGEWLRCAGEIPVPALLVFTTQGICDHIGVYLGAGKFIHAHESAGVVIARTDHIFWKKRIEGYYVPGWLP from the coding sequence ATGCATCGAATATCTGACCTGGTTGGAAGGCGTTTCAAAGAAGGTGCAACCGGACCTGAAGAGTGGGATTGCTGGGGGCTTGCCGTGGAGATATTCCGCCGTTTTGGCATTGAATTGCCGGACTACCGGCTAAACTGCGAGACGGTTGCCGGCGGGTTCGCAGAAAACCGAGGGGAGTGGTTACGGTGTGCCGGGGAGATTCCGGTCCCCGCGCTCCTTGTTTTTACAACGCAGGGGATATGTGACCATATCGGCGTTTACCTCGGCGCCGGCAAGTTTATTCATGCTCATGAATCAGCTGGTGTGGTGATCGCCCGGACCGACCATATTTTCTGGAAAAAACGGATCGAAGGCTATTATGTGCCGGGGTGGCTGCCGTGA